The following coding sequences are from one Pelecanus crispus isolate bPelCri1 chromosome 15, bPelCri1.pri, whole genome shotgun sequence window:
- the CCDC27 gene encoding coiled-coil domain-containing protein 27, producing MEGRSSDKAALDEAASEGDACGVLEEQVRVAKLTETQKGDRELREELRKAKDDYNMATGTISSLQRQLEIQESQLRRIKSEKEVLQKKLRERENQLQAMSAKFCSLREGREHEEMMVTMEKENCSLRQVVTEQESKLAEQNKLIGELQGTVSQLQAEVLTSRCHIRKQQQAQEAIQSQAEALQHRELQTRVALKCITSRFERYRSKIIQATFSTAGNKPPQAEVTDEEVLEAMQKIINERMEFHQMLKQKGVKVPSLYSIDTSAALPASAMGRRRSPARQHLLMPEKQP from the exons ATGGAAGGAAGGAGCTCAGACAAGGCAGCCCTTGATGAAGCCGCCAGCGAGGGCGATGCTTGCGGGGTCTTGGAGGAGCAGGTGCGGGTGGCAAAGCTCACCGAGACCCAGAAAGGCGACCGAGAGCTCCGTGAGGAGCTGCGGAAAGCAAAGGATGACTACAACATGGCCACAG GTACCATCTCTTCCTTGCAAAGACAACTGGAGATCCAAGAATCCCAGCTTCGGAGGATCAAATCTGAAAAGGAAGTGCTCCAAAAGAAGCTCAGAGAGCGAGAAAATCAGCTACAAGCCATGTCTGCCAAG ttttgcagTCTGAGAGAAGGACGGGAACACGAAGAAATGATGGTGACAATGGAGAAGGAGAACTGCAGTCTTCGACAG GTTGTTACAGAGCAAGAATCCAAACTGGCTGAGCAGAACAAGCTGATCGGTGAGTTACAGGGGACAGTCAGCCAGCTACAGGCAGAGGTTCTGACCAGCCGATGCCACATCCGCAAGCAGCAACAGGCCCAAGAGGCGATCCAGAGCCAAGCTGAGGCActgcagcacagggagctgCAAACCAGAGTGGCACTCAAATGCATCACCAGCAGG TTTGAAAGATACCGAAGCAAAATAATTCAGGCTACGTTCAGTACGGCAGGCAACAAGCCTCCCCAGGCAGAGGTCACGGACGAGGAGGTGCTGGAGGCAATGCAG aaaataattaacgAACGGATGGAGTTCCATCAGATGCTGAAACAGAAGGGCGTCAAGGTCCCATCGCTCTACAGCATCGACACGTCTGCTGCACTGCCTGCCAGTGCtatgggaaggagaaggagtcCTGCAAGGCAGCATCTTTTAATGCCCGAAAAGCAGCCTTAG
- the LRRC47 gene encoding leucine-rich repeat-containing protein 47 — protein MAAAWPELEAAARERRRELALAGAAVAERVAAGGGRLPEALLALPQLQSLELSGCAALRELGPGLAAALPALHTLVLRGNALGPAGLGAGLGGPLPALRLLDLSGNGLEALPAALGGAAEPGAAPGGGPGGAPAFPQLRCLNLSANRLRELGPGLALAAPQLQALLLSGNRLRALPGGLLPPAAGPGGPFPLLSCLEAADNEVAELGADIAALPALKSLDVANNQLKELPAALADCPRLKEANFRGNQLKDKRLEKMVNGCQTKAILEYLRAGGRGKGKAESTREEARKKKREKQQKKDGGDGEPDEVEEASKLLVKVLHVSENPAPLVVKASPGVKDVRPFIVCCVLKGVNLKPGNALKRFLSAQTKLHEDICEKRTAATIATHDLQLIKGPLIYDVRPPDELKIIPLGRKEIKAKDLLRQLQLEAEEQRKQKKRQNVSGLHKYLQLLDGKDNYPCLVDAEGIVISFPPITNSEKTKIRKDTRDLFLEVTSDTSLQICKDVMDTLILKIAELNRFTLENKEDSGSDNESDALRGPVNLNPSQNIQTMNSPLVVEQVRVVDADGNLKVLYPSKTDLSTVSSLLTVIR, from the exons ATGGCGGCGGCCTGGCCGGAGCtggaggcggcggcgcgggagcggcggcgggagctGGCGCTGGCCGGCGCGGCGGTGGCGGAGCgggtggcggcgggcggcgggcggctgccgGAGGCGCTGCTGGCGCTGCCGCAGCTGCAGTCGCTGGAGCTGAGCGGCTGCGCGGCGCTGCGGGAGCTGGGCCCGGGGCTGgccgccgccctgcccgccctgcacACGCTGGTGCTGCGCGGCAACGCGCTGGGCCCGGCCGGgctgggcgcggggctgggcgggccGCTGCCGGCCCTCCGCCTCCTCGACCTCTCCGGCAACGGCCTGgaggcgctgcccgccgcgctgggcggggcggcggagccgggggcggccccggggggcggcccggggggggccccggCCTTCCCGCAGCTGCGCTGCCTCAACCTGAGCGCCAACCGGCTGCGGGAGCTGGGCCCGGGGCTGGCCCTCGCCGCGCCGCAGCTCCAGGCGCTGCTGCTCTCCGGCAACCGCCTGCGGGCCCTGCCCGGCGGGctgctgccccccgccgccggccccggcgggcccTTCCCGCTCCTCAGCTGTCTGGAGGCGGCCGACAACGAGGTGGCGGAGCTGGGCGCCGACATCGCCGCTCTGCCGGCCCTCAAG AGCCTGGACGTGGCCAACAACCAGCTGAAGGAGCTGCCCGCCGCGCTGGCCGACTGCCCCCGGCTGAAGGAGGCCAACTTCAGGGGCAACCAGCTGAAGGACAAGCGGCTGGAGAAGATGGTCAACGGCTGCCAGACGAAGGCCATCCTGGAGTACCTgcgggccggcggccgcgggaAGGGGAAGGCCGAGAGCACCAGAGAGGAGGCcaggaagaagaagagggagaagcagcagaagaaggACGGCGGGGACGGGGAGCCGGACGAGGTGGAGGAGGCGAGCAAGCTGCTGGTGAAGGTTCTGCACGTCTCCGAAAACCCGGCGCCCTTGGTGGTCAAAGCGAGCCCGGGCGTCAAAGACGTTCGACCCTTCATCGTGTGCTGCGTGCTGAAGGGAGTGAACTTAAAGCCGGGAAACGCCCTGAAGAGGTTCCTGTCCGCGCAG ACTAAACTGCATGAAGACATCTGTGAAAAGCGGACAGCGGCCACGATTGCCACCCACGACTTGCAGTTGATCAAAGGTCCTCTGATATACGACGTTCGGCCTCCTGATGAACTGAAG ATAATACCCCTGGGTCGAAAGGAGATCAAGGCAAAGGATCTTCTCCGTCAGCTGCAGTTAGAAGCTGAGGagcagaggaaacagaagaagCGTCAGAACGTTTCTGGGTTGCACAA GTATCTCCAGTTACTGGATGGCAAAGATAACTACCCGTGTCTTGTGGATGCCGAAGGCATTGTGATTTCTTTCCCACCAATAACCAATAGTGAGAAAACAAAG ATCAGAAAAGACACCCGTGACCTATTCCTGGAAGTGACAAGCGATACCAGTTTGCAGATATGCAAAGATGTCATGGACACGCTAATTCTG aaaattgcaGAACTGAACAGGTTTACCTTGGAAAATAAGGAAGACTCGGGCTCGGATAACGAATCTGACGCTCTTCGTGGACCAGTGAATTTGAACCCCAGCCAAAACATACAGACGATGAATTCCCCGTTGGTGGTGGAGCAGGTTCGAGTGGTGGACGCAGATGGAAACTTGAAAGTACTTTATCCTTCAAAAACTGACCTAAGCACAGTTTCCTCTCTTCTGACTGTAATACGTTAG